From the Pseudomonas sp. VD-NE ins genome, the window CTAGAGAGGTGATGTTTTTTTGCATGATGGACGGGCTTATATGTGCGTTCTTATTAGAAGTTTGCACATCTATACTCCAAAAACAGTCCGACAACCAACTCGTGACACACGCCTCATCTCAAGGCGAACCTTTCGCCTTGGCTCCTACGATAAAAACAAGTTTCGGAGACCAGCATGAACGCATCGCTTACGCCCAACGACACCACGCTGCAGAAGGTCAAACTGCTGATCGACGGCGAATGGGTCGAGTCGCAGACCACCGAATGGCACGACATCGTCAACCCGGCGACCCAGCAAGTGCTGGCCAAAGTCCCGTTCGCCACCGCCGCTGAAATCGATGCTGCCGTCAGCGCCGCCCAGCGCGCCTTCCAGACCTGGAAACTGACCCCGATCGGCGCGCGCATGCGCATCATGCTCAAGCTGCAAGCGCTGATCCGCGAACACTCCAAACGCATCGCCGTGGTGCTGAGCGCCGAGCAGGGCAAAACCATTGCCGACGCCGAGGGCGATATTTTCCGAGGTCTGGAAGTGGTCGAGCATGCTTGCTCCATCGGCAGCCTGCAGATGGGCGAGTTCGCCGAAAATGTCGCCGGCGGCGTCGATACCTACACCTTGCGCCAGCCGATCGGCGTGTGCGCGGGCATCACTCCGTTCAACTTCCCGGCGATGATCCCGCTGTGGATGTTCCCGATGGCCATCGCCTGCGGCAACACCTTCGTCTTGAAACCTTCGGAACAGGATCCGCTGTCGACCATGTTGCTGGTGGAGTTGGCCATTGAGGCCGGCGTTCCGGCGGGCGTGTTGAACGTGGTTCATGGCGGTAAAGACGTGGTCGATGGCCTGTGCACGCACAAGGACATCAAAGCCGTGTCCTTCGTCGGTTCGACCGCTGTTGGCACTCACGTTTACGACCTGGCCGGCAAGCACGGCAAACGCGTGCAATCGATGATGGGCGCGAAGAACCACGCTGTGGTGCTGGCCGATGCCAATCGCGAGCAAGCGCTGAATGCACTGGTCGGCGCCGGTTTCGGTGCGGCCGGGCAACGTTGCATGGCCACCTCGGTGGTGGTGCTGGTCGGTGCGGCGAAACAATGGCTGCCGGACCTGAAAGCGCTGGCGCAGAAACTCACCGTCAACGCCGGCAACGAGCCGGGCACCGATGTTGGCCCGGTGATCTCGAAGAAAGCCAAGGCACGAATTCTCGATCTGATCGAAAGCGGCATCAAGGAAGGCGCAAAGCTGGAGCTGGACGGTCGCGACATCAAGGTGCCGGGTTACGAGCAAGGCAACTTTGTCGGCCCGACCCTGTTCTCGGGCGTGACCACCGACATGCAGATCTACACCCAGGAAATCTTCGGCCCGGTGCTGGTGGTGCTGGAAGTCGACACCCTTGATCAGGCGATCGCGCTTGTCAACGCCAACCCGTTCGGCAACGGCACGGGCCTGTTCACCCAGAGTGGTGCGGCGGCGCGTAAATTCCAGACGGAAATCGACGTCGGCCAGGTCGGCATCAATATCCCGATTCCAGTTCCGGTGCCGTTCTTCAGCTTCACCGGTTCGCGCGGTTCGAAACTCGGCGACCTCGGCCCGTACGGCAAGCAAGTGGTGCAGTTCTACACGCAGACCAAAACGGTCACGGCGCGTTGGTTCGATGACGACAGCGTCAACGACGGCGTGAACACCACCATCAACCTGCGCTGAGGAATCGATCATGAAAATCGCATTTATCGGTCTGGGCAACATGGGCGCGCCGATGGCGCGCAACCTGATCAAGGCTGGCCACTCACTGAACCTGGTCGACCTGAACAAAACCGTGCTGGCGGAACTGGAGCAACTGGGCGGGACCATTCGCGCTTCGGCCCGTGAAGCCGCCGAAGACGCCGAACTGGTGATCACCATGCTACCGGCGGCGGTGCATGTGCGCAGTGTCTGGCTCGGTGAGGACGGTGTGCTGGCAGGCATTCGCCAAGGTGTGCCAGCGGTGGATTGCAGCACCATCGATCCGCAGACTGCCCGCGATGTAGCGGCCGCTGCGGCGAAACAAGGCGTGGCCATGGCCGATGCGCCGGTGTCCGGTGGTACTGGCGGTGCGACTGCCGGCACGTTGACCTTTATGGTTGGCGCCACCCCGGAACTGTTCGCCACGCTGCAACCGGTGCTGGCGCAGATGGGCCGCAACATCGTGCATTGCGGCGAAGTCGGCACCGGGCAGATCGCCAAGATCTGCAACAACCTGCTGCTGGCGATTTCGATGGTCGGTGTCAGCGAGGCGATGGCATTGGGTGATGCGTTGGGCATCGACACCTCGGTGCTGGCCGGGATCATCAATAGCTCGACCGGGCGCTGCTGGAGTTCGGAGATGTACAACCCGTGGCCGGGTATCGTCGAAACGGCGCCGGCTTCGCGCGGTTATACCGGCGGTTTCGGTGCCGAGTTAATGCTCAAGGATCTGGGCCTGGCCACGGAAGCGGCGCGTCAGGCGCATCAACCGGTGGTGCTCGGCGCGGTGGCGCAGCAGTTGTATCAGGCGATGAGCCAGCGTGGGGACGGCGGGAAAGACTTCTCGGCGATCATCAACAGCTATCGCAAGCCGCAATAGAAGGACAGTGCTGAACGCACTGTAGGGATCCAACATTGTTTGCCGGGAAATCACGTCGGGTGATCTCCCGGCTTTTTTGCATCAGGCGAACACGAAATATTTGCGCACGGTCTCAACCACTTCCCACGTGCCTTTCATCCCCGGCTCAACCACGAAGATATCGCCGGCACGCAGATGAATCGGCGCCATGCCGTCCGGGGTGATCACGCAGTAGCCTTCCTGGAAATGGCAGTACTCCCACTTCACATAATCGACGCGCCACTTGCCCGGTGTGCAGATCCACGTGCCCATGATCTTGCTGCCGTCTTCGCTGGTGTAGGCGTTGAGGTTGACGGTGTGCGGGTCGCCTTCGAGTTTTTCCCATTTGCAGGCATCGAGTACCGGCAGCGGATGGGTGTCGCGTAGAACGGTGATGGGGGCGGTCATGTGTCGGCTCCAGACAAGGCGATCAAACGGAAGCTGCACCCTATAGCGCCGTGCCTGGGCCCAGATGTCTGTGCTCGACATGCAGATATCCATAAACGCTGCCAGGTTTTACGGATCGGGGAGTAAACCTTCCAGCAAAATCAATTAACGGCAGTACTGACCTGAAACAAAGGTTATGAAGTTATAACTATTTTACTTGTCTGGTTTTTACTTTTGGTACGTCTGTTCCGTTGCGTCCTTAGTTGCTTTCGATAGTCAGTCTGCCTGATAGCGCGGGCGCCCCACCATACCCCGTCTTTGTTAAGTAAATAAGTCGTTCGCCGCACCAGGGAGGTGCGGTGTCGGTGGGTTTTGCAGACTTTTTTCGAGTTGTAAAAAAACCTTGAATAGTTCGTTGACTCTCCCCTTAAGGGCAGAGTTTAGATTCCCGCCGCGTGAGAAGTTGCTGTGGGAAAAGTTACTTTTCATAAGTCGAATTCATGAAGTAGCCACGACATATAGGGAGATAGAAATGAACAATCCATTGGACTTGGAACATGTCGTTGCCAGCACTCGCGAAATCCTCGCACAGCTGTTGGTGATGGATGCGAATGACATCGAAGAAAACAGCAGCATCGTCGAAGACCTCGGTGCCGACTCGCTGGACATCGTCGACCTGAGCTTCCAGTTGGGCCGCCAATATGGCTGCACACTGCCGAAAACCAGCGTGCTCGACCATGCGGTGGCGGTTTGCGGTGATGCCAGCGAGTTTCTCGCCAACGGTCGCATTACCGAAAGCGGCAAGCAGTTGCTTGAGCAAAGCCTGAGCGCCTACACCCCGGATCAACTGAAGGCTGGCATGCAACCGGCTCAGGTGTTCGCCGCGACCACGGTGCGTAACTGGGCCAACCAGTGCCGCAATCTTTTCAACTTCCTGCCGGCGACCTGCCCGGATTGCAACGCTCACCAAGCGGTTCTGAACGAGCGTCAACAAGTGGTCTGTTGCGCGTGCAGTGCGCGCCTGGTGCCGGCGGATGGCGATGAAGTGTCGCGTCAATTGGTTGAGCAGTTTGTCACCACTCACGCCAAAGAAGCGGTGTAGGAGTTCTCATGCGGGCACGAGAAGTCTATGTGAGCGGGTTCGGTCTGGTGGCGCCCATGGCGCTGGACGCTGCCACGTTGTTCGAGCGGATTTGCCGGAAGCAATCCTGTGTCCGCGAACATCCCCGGTTCAAGGCGCTGGGATTCAACAACAGCGCAGCCGGATTTATCGACGATACGCAGTGGCAGCGCATCGGGGCCGGTTTCGGCGGCAACGCGGCTCTGCACCCACGGCAAAGTGTGCTGGCCGAGTACGTTGCCCGGCAGGCGCTGGAGCACGCCGGCCTGACGCCGGCAGACTTTGCTCACAGTCGCAGCGGTCTGTTTCTGGGGGCCAACAAGTATTGTGCCGACAGCCACGATCTGCAGCGGCTCAGCCGTTGCATGGATGAGGCCGGACGTGTCGACCTCGACCGTCTGCTGGACAGTCCGGCACCGTCCAGTGCGACCTTCATCCGACGGGTCGATCAACAGACGCAGCATCTGGCCGATCGGCTCGGCATCCGCGATCACATCTCGACCCATTCCGATGCCTGTGCCGCCGGCACCATGGCCATCGGCAGTGCTTACCGGGCCATCGAGCGCGGAGAGATCGATCTGGCTATCTGCGGCGCCGTCGAACTGATGGCCAACGAACTGCCTTATTACATGTTCAACAGCCTCGGCGCGCTCTGTCAGGCCGACTTGCCGGCGAGCGAACAGAGTCGCCCGTTCATGCCAGACCGTAGCGGTTTTGTCCTCAGCGAAGGCTCGGCGATGGTCATTCTCGAATCCGCTGAACACGCCCAACGGCGCAAGGCTGCGACACTGGGCCGGGTGTTGGGTTACGCGAATGTCTGCGAGGCGCAGAAAATGACCTCTAGCAGTCGCGACGGCAGTAAATACGAGGAATGCATGGAAGCTGCAATCGAAGACGCCGGGCTGCTGCGCAGCGCCGTGCAACACGTCAACACCCACGGCACCTCCACGCAGGCCAATGACAGTTGTGAAGCGTTGGCGCTGCAGCGGTTGTTTGGCGGTTGCCAGGACTTCATGACCTTCACCGCCAACAAGTCCGCCATCGGTCATTCGCTGGCCGGCAGTGGCGCGATCGAAGCAGTGCTGTCGCTGATGAGCCTGCGTGACGGCGTGCTGTTGCCCACGCTGAATTACGACCCCGAGCGTGCCGAATACCCTTCGCTGAAGTTCTTGAGCGAGCCGGTGCGACAACCGATCAACGTGGTGATGTCCAACTCGTTCGGCTTTGGCGGCATCAACAGCTCGCTGGTTCTGGGGAGGGCATGAGATGAACCGAGCCATCTATCTCAATGCCGCTGCGGTGCTGAATGTGGCGGGCAGTGAATGCGCTGACTTGCTCGGCACACCCTGCGCGGCGCAACCGCTGGCCTTTGACGCACAGCGTCAGGCGTTTGCCTTGCCGACCCCGCGACTGGCCAGTGACCTGTTTGATCGCAAGATCCAGCGCAGCGTCGAACCGCAGGGCTTGCGCCTGTTGCATTGCGCCGCACGGCTGGCGCCAGCACTGGCCGCGATGCAATTGCCCGCGTCACGCATTGCGCTGACAGCGGCCATTCCCGAAGTCGATGCGCCGAGTCCTTGCTGGGATGCGGTGCAGGCGATCATCGAACAGCCGCAAAAACAACTGGCGCAGTTATTGGCCAACACGCCGCCCCTGCATGCGCTGACCCTGCTCAACAGCAGCGTCATGGCTTATGTCGCCGAAGCATTGAATTGCCACGGGCCGATGGGCGGATTTTGTTCCCAGGACAACGCCGGGCTGGATGCGCTGATCGAAGCCTGCCAGCAGATCGGCGAGCGGCATGCCGACGCCGCGTTGGTGGTCAGCAGCAGTCCGAACCTGACCCCGGCCCTGTACCTGCGCGAGCCCGATCAGGCGAGCGAACCGATGTTCGGTGAGGGCGCCGCCGCGCTGTTGCTGGCGTCGACACCCCCGCCGGGTGCGGCACACGCCGTGCGCATTGCCGGGTTTGCCCGTGGTTACAGCACGGATCCGCAACGATCTGTGGCGGTGGGTCGGCGCGTGATCGACCAGGTCTTGAGTGTCGAGAAACTGCGGGTCGGCGACGTCGAGCATATCGTCGGCAATTGCGCTGACGGGCAAGTGATGAAGTTGCTCGAAGCTTTCCCGCGCGAGATTCGCAGTACCCGCGCCATGACCGGTGAACTGGGCGCCAGCGGTTTGCTGACCGAGGTCGCATTGACCTTGCACCTCAGCCGTGAAGTCGCGGCGACGCCGGGCTACACGTTGCTTGTCAGCCACACTCGCGCCGGTCACTGGGGCGCATTGCTGTTGGCCAGTGAAACCATGGAGAAGCACGCATGAGTGCGACACGGATTGTAATTACCGGCATGGGCGCCGTCACCGGTTTCGGTTTCGAATGGCAGACCCTCTGGGAAAAAATGCTCGGCGCCGAACATTGCGTGCGGCCATGGCAGCCGGACGACGTGCAAGAGGCGTCGTTCGCGGTGCGTTATGCAGCCCCTGTCGACATGAGCCTGTTGCCGGAAAAACTGCAAAGCCATCCGGCCTGGACGATGCCGCTGGAAAAGCGCAGTCGGTTTGGCTGGGTGGCTGCCACGCAGGCAGTCGGTGACAGCGGCTTGCAGCCAGAACAGTTGCGCGGCGCGGCGGTGCTGTGTGCCTCGGGAGCACCGCAGCACATGCTCGCCGACATGCTGCTGACTGAAGCCCCGAATGGCGGCACCCCGAGTTGGTCATACCTGATGCCGCGGGCCGGGCAAGTGAATGCCGATGGCTCGCTGCGTCAGAGCAATGACCGTCTGGCGCGGGTCATCGCCGACGACCTGGGTTGTGAAGGGCCGGTGATCAACATCAGCAGTGCCTGTGCCGGCGCTTCACAAGCCATCGGCAATGCCTTTCAGATGATTCGTCGTGGAGAAGTCAGCGTAGCGCTGGCGGGTGGCGCCGACTCGGTGCTCAACCTCGACACCATGGCGGCGTTGTATCTACTCGGTGCCGCTTCGGGCGAGCAACGCTGGGGCGCGGATCTGTGTCGCCCGTTCGATCGTGACCGCAGCGGTCTGATTGCCGGCGAGGGCGGCGGTTTTGTTGTCCTCGAAAGCCTCGAACATGCTTTGGCCCGTGGCGCGACACCCTATGCCGAAGTGCTCGGTTTCGGCAGCAGCCTGGACGCTTATAAAGTCACTGCACCGCAACCCGAAGGACGTGGTGCGGCACTGGCGATGCAGGCCGCGCTCGACGACGCCGGGCTACGTGCGCAGCAGATCGATCTGATCAACGCCCACGGCACCTCGACACCGCTCAACGACGTTGCCGAAACCCTGGCGATCAAAAGCGTGTTCGCCGAACACAAGCACTATCAAGCCTTGGCTGTCAGCGCCAACAAATCACAGTTCGGTCACCTGATCGCGGCCGCTGGCGCTCCTGAATGCATCGTCACCGCGTTGGCCTGCCTCAACGATCTGATCACGCCAACGGTGAACCTGCATGACGCTGACGAACAGTGCGATCTGGATTACTGCGCCGGGCAAGCCGTCAGCCGCCGAGTGGATTACGCGTTGAGCAATTCCTTTGGTTTCGGTGGCCTCAATACCTCGCTGGCCCTTGGCAAATATCGGGAGCATGGACAATGACTGACGCCACTGTACGTGTCGCGATCGCCGGCAGCGGTTGTGTGTTGCCCACCGGCTGGGGCGTTGAGGGGTTCTGGTCGGCGGCCCGCGAAGGGCGTAGCGCGATTTCGCCCCTGAACTCGTCGCTGTTCCACAGCGAGCGGGTCACCGCGTTCGGGCATATCGCTGATCGAGACCATCAACGTAGCCGTCAGGACATTGCGCAAAACCTCCAGCGTTACTGCCCGCCGGCGGTGATCTGGGGCGTCAGTGCGGTGCGCCAGGCGCTGGCCGAGGCCGGGCTTGAACCGGGCCGCGACAACGTGCGTTTTGGTCTCTATTGCTGCCAGGGCGGTTACACCCATCCGTCGCTCGCGTCTTATGGCGAACTGTTGCACGAGTGTCAGACCGAGACCGGTGCCGACATGCAGCGTCTGGCCAAACGCGTGTTGCAGGAGCGCGCGCTCGATCCGTTTCTGGTCCTCAAAAGCCTCAGCAACGGTTTGCTCGGGGTGGTCAGTCTGGCCTTGAAGCTTGAGTGCGAATGCAACGCCTACATGCAAGGCGTGGCCGGCAATCTGGCGGCACTGCGCGAAGCCTGCGCCGCGCTGCAAAGCGGTCGAGTGGATGCGGCCATTGTCGTCGGCGCCGGCAGTGAGCTTGATCCGCTGGCGCTCGCCGCACTGGCCGAAGCGGGGGTGATCAGCACCGACGGTTCGCAAAACCTGCGCGCCTTCGATCGCCAGGGCCGTGGCGGGATTGCCGGCGAAGGCGCGGCGGCGCTGGTGTTGCGCCGCGCCGATGACCTGCCGGCGGGGCCGCAAACCTGCCTGACCGCTCTGTTCGCACACCCGCGTCTGGACTCGCTGAACTTGCCGGACAAACAGGTGGATCTGCTGATCAGCAGCGCCACTGGCGATCCGCACAAGGATGCCGATCTGGCCCGCACGCTGGCGCGAACCGGCGCTGCGCACATCACCAGCAGCACGCCGCTGACCGGCATTCTCAGTGGTGCGCCGAGCCTGGTTGATCTGATTCTCGCCAGGCAGGCGTTGCAGGCGCAAAACATCCCGCCGGTCTGTGGTCTGGAGCAACCGCTGGATGCACATCTGCCGTTTGTGCTCGGCGGGCCGCGCGATGCCGTGCTGCACGATTGCCTGGTCATCAACCGCGACGACAACGGCTTCAGTGCCGGTTACCAACTCGAATTTCACGCGGCCGACTGACCGTCGGCACGCAACGAAACGCAGCTGATTTATTACTTAAGGGATAGCACTGTCATGGACTACCGCGATTACGTACGGCCGAAATTCGTTGAATTGATGCAGGCTCTGGGCCTCGAATGCCAGTTCCACAGAGCGCTGGGCAGCAAACTGTTTTACCGCGACCGCCAGGGCGATGAAGTGACCGTCACCGACTTCCTCGGTGGTTACGGCGCCGCGCTGTATGGCCACAACGATCCGCAATTTGTCGATCAACTCGTCGACCTGCTGCGTGCCGATGTGCCGTTCAACGCGCAGATGTCGGTGCGCGGTGCGGCGGGGCAGTTGGGGCGTGAACTCAGTGAAGCGTTCAACCGTGAGCTGAACAACAGCGAACGCTACATTTCGACCTTCTCCAACAGTGGCGCCGAGTCGGTGGAAATCGCCGTCAAGCACGCCGAATACCGTCGTCAGAAAAACCTGCAGAAGCAATTCGACGAGCGAGATTTCGCCCTCGCCAATCTGGTTGCCAGCGACAAGGCTTATGTCGAGCTGGACATCGACGATCTCGATTTGCCCGCCGGCCTGCTGCCGCAGAATCTGTCCTGCGTCACCGTGCGCCAAGTGGCCGAAGCGGTGCGTCAGCACAACCTGGCGCAGCTGCATGTCGAGCCGGTGTTCCTGGCTGTGCGCGGCAGCTTTCACGGCAAACTGGTGAACACCGTCCAACTGACGTACGGCAAGCAGTACCGCAAGCCGTTCGCCCGTTTCGGCCTCAACGTCGAGTTCATCGACCCGCAGCAACCCCAGCAATTGCAAGAGCTGCCGGCCCGTCACGTGCGTCACTGGCTGAGCCTGGAATGGAGCGGCGAAACCCTGCAAGTGCGCCGCGAAGCATTCAGTGCGATCACGGCGGTATTGCTGGAGCCGATTCAGGGCGAGGGCGGCATCAACGAGTTCGCCAATGAGTTCTATCTGGGCCTGCGGCGTCTGTGCAACGAGCAGCAATGCCCGCTGATCATCGACGAAGTGCAATCGGGTTTCGGCCGCACCGGCACCTTGCTCGGCGCCAGCCATTTCAACTTGCAGGGTGATTACTACTGCCTGTCGAAAGCCTTGGGCGGTGGCCTGATGAAGATTGCCGCGACGGTGATTCGCGCCAGCCACTACGAAAACGATTTCAGCTACATCCACAGTTCGACCTTTGCCGAAGATGATGCGTCCTGCCATATCGCTCTGTCGGCCCTGCGCCGTCTGTTCGAGAACGACAGCGCGATGCTCAAGGACGTGAACAAGAAGGGCGAATACCTCAAGGCTTCGCTGCTGGAACTCAAAGCGGCCTACCCGGACGTGATCGCCGACGTGCGCGGGCGTGGCTTGCTGCTGGGCTTCGAACTGCACGACCTGACCGGCACCAGCTCACTGGTTCAGGCCTCGGCGCAGTACAACGATGCGCTGGGCTACATCATCGCCGGCTACCTGCTGCAATTCGAATCCCTGCGCGTGGCGCCGTCGGGCAGCAACGCCAATGTGATCCGTCTGGAACCGCCGGTGTGCATCACCTTCGAAGAAATCGATGGTTTGATCGGCTCCCTGCAGAAAGTCTGCGACATGCTGCGTCGCCGCGACGCCTTCCCGCTGGCCGCCGGTG encodes:
- a CDS encoding CoA-acylating methylmalonate-semialdehyde dehydrogenase, whose protein sequence is MNASLTPNDTTLQKVKLLIDGEWVESQTTEWHDIVNPATQQVLAKVPFATAAEIDAAVSAAQRAFQTWKLTPIGARMRIMLKLQALIREHSKRIAVVLSAEQGKTIADAEGDIFRGLEVVEHACSIGSLQMGEFAENVAGGVDTYTLRQPIGVCAGITPFNFPAMIPLWMFPMAIACGNTFVLKPSEQDPLSTMLLVELAIEAGVPAGVLNVVHGGKDVVDGLCTHKDIKAVSFVGSTAVGTHVYDLAGKHGKRVQSMMGAKNHAVVLADANREQALNALVGAGFGAAGQRCMATSVVVLVGAAKQWLPDLKALAQKLTVNAGNEPGTDVGPVISKKAKARILDLIESGIKEGAKLELDGRDIKVPGYEQGNFVGPTLFSGVTTDMQIYTQEIFGPVLVVLEVDTLDQAIALVNANPFGNGTGLFTQSGAAARKFQTEIDVGQVGINIPIPVPVPFFSFTGSRGSKLGDLGPYGKQVVQFYTQTKTVTARWFDDDSVNDGVNTTINLR
- the mmsB gene encoding 3-hydroxyisobutyrate dehydrogenase yields the protein MKIAFIGLGNMGAPMARNLIKAGHSLNLVDLNKTVLAELEQLGGTIRASAREAAEDAELVITMLPAAVHVRSVWLGEDGVLAGIRQGVPAVDCSTIDPQTARDVAAAAAKQGVAMADAPVSGGTGGATAGTLTFMVGATPELFATLQPVLAQMGRNIVHCGEVGTGQIAKICNNLLLAISMVGVSEAMALGDALGIDTSVLAGIINSSTGRCWSSEMYNPWPGIVETAPASRGYTGGFGAELMLKDLGLATEAARQAHQPVVLGAVAQQLYQAMSQRGDGGKDFSAIINSYRKPQ
- a CDS encoding cupin domain-containing protein, whose product is MTAPITVLRDTHPLPVLDACKWEKLEGDPHTVNLNAYTSEDGSKIMGTWICTPGKWRVDYVKWEYCHFQEGYCVITPDGMAPIHLRAGDIFVVEPGMKGTWEVVETVRKYFVFA
- a CDS encoding acyl carrier protein, producing the protein MNNPLDLEHVVASTREILAQLLVMDANDIEENSSIVEDLGADSLDIVDLSFQLGRQYGCTLPKTSVLDHAVAVCGDASEFLANGRITESGKQLLEQSLSAYTPDQLKAGMQPAQVFAATTVRNWANQCRNLFNFLPATCPDCNAHQAVLNERQQVVCCACSARLVPADGDEVSRQLVEQFVTTHAKEAV
- a CDS encoding beta-ketoacyl-[acyl-carrier-protein] synthase family protein, with translation MRAREVYVSGFGLVAPMALDAATLFERICRKQSCVREHPRFKALGFNNSAAGFIDDTQWQRIGAGFGGNAALHPRQSVLAEYVARQALEHAGLTPADFAHSRSGLFLGANKYCADSHDLQRLSRCMDEAGRVDLDRLLDSPAPSSATFIRRVDQQTQHLADRLGIRDHISTHSDACAAGTMAIGSAYRAIERGEIDLAICGAVELMANELPYYMFNSLGALCQADLPASEQSRPFMPDRSGFVLSEGSAMVILESAEHAQRRKAATLGRVLGYANVCEAQKMTSSSRDGSKYEECMEAAIEDAGLLRSAVQHVNTHGTSTQANDSCEALALQRLFGGCQDFMTFTANKSAIGHSLAGSGAIEAVLSLMSLRDGVLLPTLNYDPERAEYPSLKFLSEPVRQPINVVMSNSFGFGGINSSLVLGRA
- a CDS encoding beta-ketoacyl synthase → MNRAIYLNAAAVLNVAGSECADLLGTPCAAQPLAFDAQRQAFALPTPRLASDLFDRKIQRSVEPQGLRLLHCAARLAPALAAMQLPASRIALTAAIPEVDAPSPCWDAVQAIIEQPQKQLAQLLANTPPLHALTLLNSSVMAYVAEALNCHGPMGGFCSQDNAGLDALIEACQQIGERHADAALVVSSSPNLTPALYLREPDQASEPMFGEGAAALLLASTPPPGAAHAVRIAGFARGYSTDPQRSVAVGRRVIDQVLSVEKLRVGDVEHIVGNCADGQVMKLLEAFPREIRSTRAMTGELGASGLLTEVALTLHLSREVAATPGYTLLVSHTRAGHWGALLLASETMEKHA
- a CDS encoding beta-ketoacyl synthase, producing MSATRIVITGMGAVTGFGFEWQTLWEKMLGAEHCVRPWQPDDVQEASFAVRYAAPVDMSLLPEKLQSHPAWTMPLEKRSRFGWVAATQAVGDSGLQPEQLRGAAVLCASGAPQHMLADMLLTEAPNGGTPSWSYLMPRAGQVNADGSLRQSNDRLARVIADDLGCEGPVINISSACAGASQAIGNAFQMIRRGEVSVALAGGADSVLNLDTMAALYLLGAASGEQRWGADLCRPFDRDRSGLIAGEGGGFVVLESLEHALARGATPYAEVLGFGSSLDAYKVTAPQPEGRGAALAMQAALDDAGLRAQQIDLINAHGTSTPLNDVAETLAIKSVFAEHKHYQALAVSANKSQFGHLIAAAGAPECIVTALACLNDLITPTVNLHDADEQCDLDYCAGQAVSRRVDYALSNSFGFGGLNTSLALGKYREHGQ
- a CDS encoding beta-ketoacyl synthase N-terminal-like domain-containing protein; translation: MTDATVRVAIAGSGCVLPTGWGVEGFWSAAREGRSAISPLNSSLFHSERVTAFGHIADRDHQRSRQDIAQNLQRYCPPAVIWGVSAVRQALAEAGLEPGRDNVRFGLYCCQGGYTHPSLASYGELLHECQTETGADMQRLAKRVLQERALDPFLVLKSLSNGLLGVVSLALKLECECNAYMQGVAGNLAALREACAALQSGRVDAAIVVGAGSELDPLALAALAEAGVISTDGSQNLRAFDRQGRGGIAGEGAAALVLRRADDLPAGPQTCLTALFAHPRLDSLNLPDKQVDLLISSATGDPHKDADLARTLARTGAAHITSSTPLTGILSGAPSLVDLILARQALQAQNIPPVCGLEQPLDAHLPFVLGGPRDAVLHDCLVINRDDNGFSAGYQLEFHAAD
- a CDS encoding aminotransferase class III-fold pyridoxal phosphate-dependent enzyme; amino-acid sequence: MDYRDYVRPKFVELMQALGLECQFHRALGSKLFYRDRQGDEVTVTDFLGGYGAALYGHNDPQFVDQLVDLLRADVPFNAQMSVRGAAGQLGRELSEAFNRELNNSERYISTFSNSGAESVEIAVKHAEYRRQKNLQKQFDERDFALANLVASDKAYVELDIDDLDLPAGLLPQNLSCVTVRQVAEAVRQHNLAQLHVEPVFLAVRGSFHGKLVNTVQLTYGKQYRKPFARFGLNVEFIDPQQPQQLQELPARHVRHWLSLEWSGETLQVRREAFSAITAVLLEPIQGEGGINEFANEFYLGLRRLCNEQQCPLIIDEVQSGFGRTGTLLGASHFNLQGDYYCLSKALGGGLMKIAATVIRASHYENDFSYIHSSTFAEDDASCHIALSALRRLFENDSAMLKDVNKKGEYLKASLLELKAAYPDVIADVRGRGLLLGFELHDLTGTSSLVQASAQYNDALGYIIAGYLLQFESLRVAPSGSNANVIRLEPPVCITFEEIDGLIGSLQKVCDMLRRRDAFPLAAGVCADSIADVPAREVSFKETETRPKSDENVRVVARVAFINHLIDSDMLSDVDPSLSTLSAEQKREFIKRMAPERRAAPIGPVQIRSKLGTAVEFTLYPLCMDSDAMAAYIASGDLQTIREEVGNRIKDARADGYSVAGLGMYTSIVTNNCQALQVPDMALTSGNALTIGMGLEAIEQGCKQQGLELSEQTAAVVGAAGNIASTYASLLSTSVEHLILIGSGRDGSLRRLEKTAQQIYAEAARAILKGVAEHDRLARRLQQIDGIDALLQAHGSSADLGQRVAKLVEERLGANAFITVSNDLDVLKQARIVLCAANAPQPFLFAEHFAENSVICDIAVPLNVDQNLASQRSDVLYMHGGIVQTPLGDGLVKNVRAYLKQGQLYACMAESVLMGLSGMKQHYSYGDISREQVQQIRALAATHGFTLAQFKTDNSL